The following coding sequences are from one Manis pentadactyla isolate mManPen7 chromosome 13, mManPen7.hap1, whole genome shotgun sequence window:
- the LOC118934591 gene encoding olfactory receptor 8G1-like codes for MSPKLCLTLSLSGTTQRKMAAGNHSAVTKFILAGLTQQPEFQLPLFLLFLGIYVVTVVGNLGMITLIGLSSHLHTPMYYLLSSLSFIDFCSSSVITPKMLVDFVAEKNTISYPECMAQLYFFLLFVVSECHMLAAMAYDRYVAICRPLLYNVIMSHQACFSLILGVYLIGLVCAFAHTGCMFRVHFCRFEVINHYFCDLLSLLKLSCSSTYVNELLILIVSAINILAPSLTILSSYSFIIASILRIRSKEGRSKAFSTCSSHILAVAVFFGSSAFMYLQPSSASSTDQGKVSSVFYTIIVPMLNPLIYSLRNKDVSVALKKMLQRRILL; via the coding sequence ATGTCTCCAAAACTGTGCCTCACTCTCTCCCTTTCAGGAACCACCCAGAGGAAGATGGCAGCGGGAAATCACTCCGCGGTGACCAAGTTCATCCTCGCTGGGCTAACGCAGCAGCCAGAGTTCCAGctgcccctcttcctcctcttcctaggAATCTACGTGGTCACGGTGGTGGGCAACCTGGGCATGATCACGCTGATTGGGCTCAGTTCTCACctgcacacccccatgtactacCTCCTCAGCAGCTTGtccttcattgatttctgctcttcctCTGTCATTACCCCCAAAATGCTGGTGGACTTTGTGGCAGAGAAGAACACCATCTCCTACCCTGAATGCATGGCTCAGctctatttcttccttctctttgttgtatcAGAGTGTCACATGTTGGCTGCAATGGCgtatgaccgctatgttgccatttGTCGCCCATTGCTTTATAATGTCATCATGTCCCATCAGGCCTGTTTTTCCTTGATTTTAGGAGTGTATCTTATAGGCCTGGTTTGTGCATTTGCTCACACTGGCTGCATGTTTAGGGTTCATTTCTGCAGATTTGAAGTGATCAACCATTATTTCTGTGATCTTCTTTCCCTTTTAAAACTCTCCTGCTCTAGTACCTATGTCAATGAGTTACTGATTCTAATCGTTAGTGCAATTAATATCCTTGCCCCCAGCCTGACCATCCTTAGCTCCTACTCTTTCATCATTGCCAGCATCCTCCGCATTCGGTCCaaggagggcaggtccaaagccttcAGCACCTGCAGTTCCCACATCTTAGCTGTTGCTGTTTTCTTTGGTTCTTCAGCCTTCATGTACCTACAGCCATCATCAGCCAGCTCCACGGACCAAGGGAAggtgtcctctgtgttttataCCATCATTGTGCCCATGCTGAACCCCCTGATCTACAGCCTGCGGAATAAAGATGTCAGTGTTGCCCTGAAGAAAATGCTACAGAGAAGAATATTATTGTGA
- the LOC118934549 gene encoding putative olfactory receptor 8G3 has translation MDPGNHSMVTEFILAGLTQQPELKLPLFLLFLGIYVVTVVGNLGMITLIGLSSHLHTPMYYLLSSLSFIDLCHSTVVTPKMLVNFVAEKNTISYPECMAQLYFFLVFAISECHMLAAMAYDRYVAICRPLLYNAIMSYHICFWLTVGVYILGIIGSTFHTGFMMRLFLCKTNVINHYVCDLFPLLELSCSSIYINELLVLVLSAFNILTPALTILASYIFILSSILHIRSTEGRSKALSTCSSHILAVAIFYGSAAFMYLQPSSVSSMDQGKVSSMFYTIIVPMLNPMIYSLRNKDVKSALKKILDSRKHS, from the coding sequence ATGGATCCTGGAAATCACTCCATGGTGACCGAGTTCATCCTCGCTGGGCTAACGCAGCAGCCAGAGCTCAAGctgcccctcttcctcctcttcctaggAATCTACGTGGTCACAGTGGTGGGCAACCTGGGCATGATCACACTGATTGGGCTCAGTTCTCACctgcacacccccatgtactacCTCCTCAGCAGCTTGTCCTTCATTGACCTCTGCCATTCCACTGTCGTTACCCCCAAAATGCTGGTGAACTTTGTGGCAGAGAAGAACACCATCTCCTACCCTGAATGCATGGCTCAGCtctattttttccttgtttttgctATCTCAGAGTGTCACATGCTGGCTGCAATGGCATAcgaccgctatgttgccatctgTCGCCCCTTGCTTTACAATGCCATCATGTCTTATCACATCTGCTTCTGGCTCACAGTGGGAGTTTATATTTTGGGCATCATTGGGTCTACTTTCCATACAGGCTTTATGATGAGACTCTTTTTATGCAAAACCAATGTAATTAACCATTAtgtctgtgatctctttccactCTTGGAGCTCTCCTGTTCCAGCATCTACATCAATGAATTACTGGTTCTAGTCCTGAGTGCATTTAACATCCTGACTCCTGCATTAACTATTCTTGCCTCGTACATCTTCATCCTCTCCAGCATCCTCCACATTCGCTCCACTGAGGGCAGGTCTAAAGCCCTCAGCACCTGcagctcccatatcttggctgttgctaTTTTCTATGGATCTGCAGCCTTCATGTACCTGCAGCCATCATCAGTCAGCAGCATGGACCAAGGGAAAGTGTCCTCTATGTTTTATACCATCATTGTGCCCATGCTGAACCCGATGATCTACAGCCTGCGGAATAAAGATGTCAAATCTGCCCTGAAGAAAATTCTGGACAGTAGAAAACATTCATGA